Proteins encoded together in one Micromonospora kangleipakensis window:
- the paaE gene encoding 1,2-phenylacetyl-CoA epoxidase subunit PaaE has product MTVTITRPVRRRPAFHPLPVAAVDRLTDDAVAITFAVPEELREAFAFSAGQHLTVRRPGGAGLAGSAGADGEDVRRSYSICSTPDDLARHGRLRIGVREIPGGAFSAFACGALRGGDTVEVLPPLGHFTTAFAPDRVRHYGAVVAGSGVTPVLALVATALAVEPASTFTLVYGNRTANTVMFAEELADLKDRYPTRLHLVHVLSREQGESPLLSGRIDADRLGRLLDTIVPGDVIEEWFLCGPYQMVVDAKAVLTGRGLPESAVHTELFHVDAPPEPVRRPADEPGAGAEVTIMLDGRSSSFTMGRDERVLDAALKVRGELPYACKGGVCSTCKAKVVEGEVTMARNYALEPDEVAAGYVLTCQSSPVTDKLTVDYDA; this is encoded by the coding sequence GTGACTGTCACCATCACCCGACCGGTCCGTCGCCGGCCGGCCTTCCACCCGCTGCCCGTCGCCGCCGTCGACCGGCTCACCGACGACGCCGTCGCGATCACCTTCGCCGTGCCGGAGGAGCTGCGGGAGGCCTTCGCGTTCTCCGCCGGCCAGCACCTGACCGTGCGTCGTCCCGGCGGAGCCGGGCTCGCCGGCTCTGCCGGGGCGGACGGCGAGGACGTGCGGCGGTCGTACTCGATCTGCTCCACCCCGGACGACCTGGCCCGGCACGGCCGGCTGCGGATCGGCGTGCGGGAGATCCCCGGCGGCGCCTTCTCCGCGTTCGCCTGCGGGGCGCTGCGCGGTGGCGACACCGTCGAGGTGCTGCCCCCGCTCGGGCACTTCACCACGGCGTTCGCGCCGGACCGGGTCCGCCACTACGGCGCGGTGGTCGCCGGTTCCGGCGTCACCCCGGTGCTCGCGCTGGTCGCGACCGCGCTGGCCGTCGAGCCGGCCAGCACCTTCACCCTGGTGTACGGCAACCGCACGGCGAACACGGTGATGTTCGCCGAGGAGCTGGCCGACCTGAAGGACCGCTACCCGACCCGGCTGCACCTGGTGCACGTGCTCTCCCGGGAGCAGGGCGAGTCGCCGCTGCTGTCGGGGCGGATCGACGCCGACCGGCTGGGCCGGCTGCTCGACACCATCGTGCCGGGCGACGTGATCGAGGAGTGGTTCCTCTGCGGCCCGTACCAGATGGTGGTGGACGCGAAGGCGGTGCTGACCGGTCGGGGGCTGCCGGAGTCGGCGGTGCACACCGAGCTGTTCCACGTCGACGCGCCGCCGGAGCCGGTGCGCCGCCCGGCAGACGAGCCCGGCGCGGGCGCCGAGGTGACGATCATGCTGGACGGCCGCTCGTCGAGCTTCACCATGGGCCGCGACGAGCGGGTGCTGGACGCCGCGCTCAAGGTCCGCGGCGAGCTGCCGTACGCCTGCAAGGGCGGCGTCTGCTCGACCTGCAAGGCCAAGGTCGTGGAGGGCGAGGTGACCATGGCCCGCAACTACGCCCTGGAGCCCGACGAGGTGGCGGCCGGCTACGTGCTCACCTGCCAGTCCAGCCCGGTGACCGACAAGCTGACGGTCGACTACGACGCGTGA
- the mqnC gene encoding cyclic dehypoxanthinyl futalosine synthase: MTVSREIDDILQRGADGGRITPEEALLLYTEAPFHALGEAADAVRRRRYPDNIVTYLIDRNINYTNVCVTACKFCAFYRAPKHKEGWTHPTEEILRRCGEAVELGATQVMLQGGHHPDYGVEYYEELFSSVKKAYPQLAIHSIGPSEILHMAKVSRVSLDEAIARIKAAGLDSIAGAGAEMLPDRPRKAIAPLKESGARWLEVMELAHRQGVESTATMMMGTGETNAERIEHLRMIRDVQDRTQGFRAFIPWTYQPENNHLKGRTQATTLEYLRLVAVARLFFETVPHLQASWLTTGKDVGQLALHMGVDDLGSIMLEENVISSAGARHRSNLHELIGMIRSADRIPAQRDTLYNRLAVHRTPADDPSDDRVVSHFSSIALPGGGAGKSLPLVEVN; the protein is encoded by the coding sequence GTGACGGTGAGCCGGGAGATCGACGACATCCTGCAGCGCGGCGCGGACGGCGGGCGGATCACGCCCGAGGAGGCCCTGCTGCTCTACACCGAGGCGCCCTTCCACGCCCTCGGCGAGGCGGCGGACGCGGTACGCCGGCGGCGCTACCCCGACAACATCGTCACGTACCTGATCGACCGCAACATCAACTACACCAACGTCTGCGTGACGGCGTGCAAGTTCTGCGCCTTCTACCGTGCCCCCAAGCACAAGGAGGGCTGGACCCACCCGACCGAGGAGATCCTGCGCCGCTGCGGCGAGGCGGTCGAGCTGGGCGCCACCCAGGTGATGCTCCAGGGTGGCCACCACCCGGACTACGGCGTCGAGTACTACGAGGAGCTCTTCTCCTCGGTCAAGAAGGCGTACCCGCAGCTCGCCATCCACTCCATCGGGCCGAGCGAGATCCTGCACATGGCCAAGGTCTCCCGGGTGAGCCTGGACGAGGCCATCGCCCGGATCAAGGCGGCCGGCCTGGACTCGATCGCCGGGGCCGGCGCGGAGATGCTGCCGGACCGTCCGCGCAAGGCGATCGCCCCGCTGAAGGAGTCCGGGGCGCGCTGGCTCGAGGTGATGGAGCTGGCGCACCGGCAGGGCGTCGAGTCCACCGCGACGATGATGATGGGCACCGGCGAGACCAACGCCGAGCGGATCGAGCACCTGCGGATGATCCGCGACGTGCAGGACCGCACCCAGGGCTTCCGGGCCTTCATCCCGTGGACGTACCAGCCGGAGAACAACCACCTCAAGGGCCGCACCCAGGCCACCACGCTGGAGTACCTACGGCTGGTCGCGGTGGCCCGGCTCTTCTTCGAGACGGTGCCGCACCTGCAGGCCTCCTGGCTGACCACGGGCAAGGACGTCGGCCAGCTCGCCCTGCACATGGGTGTGGACGACCTCGGCTCGATCATGCTGGAGGAGAACGTCATCTCCTCAGCGGGCGCCCGGCACCGCTCCAACCTGCACGAGCTGATCGGGATGATCCGCTCCGCCGACCGGATCCCGGCGCAGCGGGACACCCTCTACAACCGGCTCGCCGTGCACCGGACGCCGGCCGACGACCCGAGCGACGACCGGGTGGTCTCGCACTTCTCCTCGATCGCCCTGCCGGGCGGTGGGGCCGGGAAGTCGCTCCCGCTCGTCGAGGTCAACTGA
- the paaD gene encoding 1,2-phenylacetyl-CoA epoxidase subunit PaaD: MVNPREAAAAVVDPEIRVITIDELGILRAVEEDPATGRVVVTITPTYTGCPAMDVIRADIRRALAAAGHPDAEVRTVYSPAWSTDWISDSGRAKLAAAGIAPPAPVRAGTVVPLTLAVRCPRCGSPETEQVSRFGSTACKALWRCRSCSEPFDHLKAL, translated from the coding sequence AATCCGAGGGAGGCCGCGGCGGCGGTGGTGGACCCGGAGATCCGGGTCATCACCATCGACGAGCTGGGCATCCTGCGGGCGGTCGAGGAGGATCCGGCCACCGGCCGGGTCGTCGTCACCATCACCCCCACCTACACCGGCTGCCCGGCGATGGACGTGATCCGGGCGGACATCCGCCGGGCGCTCGCCGCCGCCGGCCACCCGGACGCCGAGGTCCGCACGGTCTACAGCCCGGCCTGGAGCACCGACTGGATCTCGGACAGCGGCCGGGCGAAGCTCGCCGCCGCCGGCATCGCCCCGCCCGCGCCGGTACGGGCCGGCACCGTCGTGCCGCTGACCCTCGCCGTCCGCTGTCCCCGCTGCGGCTCTCCAGAGACCGAGCAGGTCAGCCGCTTCGGCTCCACCGCGTGCAAGGCGCTGTGGCGCTGCCGCTCCTGCTCCGAACCCTTCGACCACCTGAAGGCGCTGTGA
- a CDS encoding NADH-quinone oxidoreductase subunit D, which produces MTTSNYATERETTEGRVFTVTGGDWDQVVSGTDPINDERIVVNMGPQHPSTHGVLRLILELEGETVREARSVVGYLHTGIEKNLEYRNWVQGSTFVTRMDYLAPLFNETAYALAVEKLLGITDEVTERANTIRVLMMELNRISSHLVWLATTGMELGAISIMLYGFREREHILDIFETITGLRMNHAYVRPGGVAQDVPDDAIVKIRNFLKMMPKKLKEYEDLLSGQPIWTERTKGVAVLDVTGCLALGVTGPVLRSAGLAWDLRKTMPYCGYETYEFDVPTHPDGDVWGRYLVRLAEIRESLKLVEQALDRLKPGPVMVADRKIAWPAQLAIGVDGMGNSLEHVAKIMGQSMESLIHHFKLVTEGFRVPPGQVYVGIESPRGELGVHAVSDGGTRPYRVHYREPSFVNLQALPAMAEGGLIADVIAGGASLDPVMGGCDR; this is translated from the coding sequence GTGACGACGTCGAACTACGCGACCGAGCGCGAGACCACCGAGGGCAGGGTCTTCACCGTCACCGGTGGGGACTGGGACCAGGTCGTCTCCGGCACCGACCCGATCAACGACGAGCGGATCGTCGTCAACATGGGTCCGCAGCACCCGTCCACGCACGGTGTGCTCCGGCTGATCCTGGAGCTGGAGGGCGAGACGGTCCGCGAGGCCCGCTCGGTCGTCGGCTACCTGCACACCGGCATCGAGAAGAACCTCGAGTACCGCAACTGGGTACAGGGTTCGACCTTCGTGACCCGGATGGACTACCTCGCCCCGCTGTTCAACGAGACGGCGTACGCGCTGGCGGTGGAGAAGCTGCTCGGCATCACCGACGAGGTGACCGAGCGGGCGAACACCATCCGGGTGCTGATGATGGAGCTGAACCGGATCTCCTCGCACCTGGTTTGGCTGGCCACCACCGGCATGGAGCTGGGCGCGATCTCGATCATGCTGTACGGCTTCCGCGAGCGGGAGCACATCCTCGACATCTTCGAGACCATCACCGGCCTGCGGATGAACCACGCGTACGTCCGGCCGGGCGGCGTGGCGCAGGACGTGCCGGACGACGCGATCGTCAAGATCCGGAACTTCCTCAAGATGATGCCGAAGAAGCTCAAGGAGTACGAGGACCTCCTCTCCGGCCAGCCGATCTGGACCGAGCGGACCAAGGGCGTCGCGGTGCTGGACGTGACCGGCTGCCTGGCGCTCGGCGTCACCGGCCCGGTGCTCCGCTCCGCCGGTCTCGCCTGGGACCTGCGCAAGACCATGCCGTACTGCGGCTATGAGACGTACGAGTTCGACGTGCCGACCCACCCGGACGGCGACGTCTGGGGCCGCTACCTGGTCCGGCTCGCCGAGATCCGGGAGTCGCTGAAGCTGGTCGAGCAGGCCCTCGACCGGTTGAAGCCGGGCCCGGTGATGGTGGCCGACCGCAAGATCGCCTGGCCCGCGCAGCTCGCCATCGGCGTCGACGGCATGGGCAACTCGTTGGAGCACGTCGCCAAGATCATGGGTCAGTCGATGGAGTCGCTGATCCACCACTTCAAGCTCGTCACCGAGGGCTTCCGGGTCCCGCCGGGCCAGGTGTACGTCGGCATCGAGTCGCCCCGCGGCGAGCTGGGCGTGCACGCGGTCTCCGACGGCGGCACCCGGCCCTACCGGGTGCACTACCGGGAGCCGAGCTTCGTCAACCTCCAGGCCCTCCCGGCGATGGCCGAGGGCGGCCTGATCGCCGACGTGATCGCCGGTGGCGCCTCGCTGGACCCCGTGATGGGTGGTTGTGACCGATGA
- a CDS encoding geranylgeranyl reductase family protein, translating to MTAVENDADVIVVGAGPGGSATAYHLARHGVRVLLLEKTEFPREKVCGDGLTPRAVRQLIRMGVDTSPEAGWLHNKGLRVIGGGVRLELDWPDLASFPNYGLVRTRLDFDDLLAQRAVSAGAKLRTSVNVTGPVLDADDRVIGVQAEVGPEKEPAAFHAPLVVAADGVSGRFPLALGLAKREDRPIGVAVRRYYRSPAKHDDDYLESWLELRSKDSGDNLLPGYGWIFGLGDGRVNVGLGVLNSSSAFGKTNYRRLLTDWLANTPEDWGMTDEANAEGPILGAALPMGFNRVPHYARGVMLVGDSGGMVNPFNGEGIAYAMESGELAAEVAVQALARPAGAERERALMAYPLELKARFGGYYRLGGIFVKLIGRPEIMRMATRHGMPHPTLMRFVLKLLANLTDPRGGDSMDRVINAMTKVAPAV from the coding sequence ATGACCGCGGTGGAGAACGACGCCGACGTGATCGTCGTGGGCGCCGGTCCCGGAGGATCGGCAACCGCGTACCACCTGGCTCGGCACGGCGTGCGCGTGCTGCTGCTCGAGAAGACCGAGTTCCCCCGGGAGAAGGTCTGCGGCGACGGGCTCACCCCGCGCGCCGTGCGGCAGCTCATCCGGATGGGCGTGGACACCTCGCCCGAGGCCGGCTGGCTGCACAACAAGGGCCTGCGGGTGATCGGCGGCGGGGTACGCCTCGAACTGGACTGGCCCGATCTGGCCAGCTTCCCCAACTACGGCCTGGTCCGCACCCGGCTCGACTTCGACGACCTGCTCGCCCAGCGTGCCGTCTCGGCCGGGGCGAAGCTGCGGACCAGCGTGAACGTCACCGGCCCGGTGCTCGACGCCGACGACCGGGTGATCGGCGTGCAGGCCGAGGTCGGCCCGGAGAAGGAGCCGGCAGCCTTCCACGCCCCGCTGGTGGTCGCCGCGGACGGCGTCTCCGGCCGCTTCCCGCTCGCCCTCGGGCTGGCCAAGCGGGAGGACCGGCCGATCGGGGTGGCCGTCCGCCGCTACTACCGCTCGCCCGCGAAGCACGACGACGACTACCTGGAGTCGTGGCTGGAGCTGCGCAGCAAGGACAGCGGCGACAACCTGCTCCCCGGGTACGGCTGGATCTTCGGCCTGGGCGACGGGCGGGTCAACGTCGGCCTCGGCGTGCTGAACTCCTCCTCCGCCTTCGGCAAGACCAACTACCGGCGGCTGCTCACCGACTGGCTGGCCAACACCCCCGAGGACTGGGGGATGACCGACGAGGCGAACGCGGAGGGGCCGATCCTCGGCGCCGCGCTGCCGATGGGCTTCAACCGGGTTCCGCACTACGCCCGCGGGGTCATGCTGGTCGGTGACTCCGGCGGCATGGTCAACCCGTTCAACGGCGAGGGCATCGCGTACGCGATGGAGTCCGGCGAGCTGGCCGCCGAGGTCGCGGTCCAGGCGCTCGCCCGGCCGGCCGGCGCGGAGCGGGAGCGGGCCCTGATGGCGTACCCGCTGGAGCTGAAGGCCCGCTTCGGCGGCTACTACCGGCTCGGCGGGATCTTCGTGAAGCTGATCGGCCGTCCGGAGATCATGCGGATGGCCACCAGGCACGGCATGCCGCACCCGACGCTGATGCGCTTCGTGCTCAAGCTGCTGGCGAACCTCACCGACCCGCGCGGCGGCGACTCGATGGACCGGGTCATCAACGCGATGACGAAGGTGGCACCAGCCGTCTAG
- a CDS encoding NADH-quinone oxidoreductase subunit C yields the protein MTAPDNKANGGVPVPTTPAGATSGAPAEFPPASPAGRGMFGMHGTGDVSGYGGLVRQRQPVEETPRPYGGYFDEVRDALEEAYPAFGDAIEKVVVDRGELTLHVRPERIAEVCQVMRDDLALRFELCSSVSGVDYLGADERRLHVVYQLTSMTYRRRVRLEAAVSVEDPHLPSVTAVYPTADWQEREAYDMFGIVFDGHPNLTRILMPDDWEGHPQRKDYPLGGIPVEYKGAEIPPPDRRRSYQ from the coding sequence GTGACCGCACCAGACAACAAGGCGAACGGCGGCGTGCCGGTGCCGACCACGCCGGCCGGCGCCACCAGCGGTGCCCCGGCCGAGTTCCCGCCGGCCAGCCCGGCGGGGCGCGGCATGTTCGGCATGCACGGCACCGGCGACGTCTCCGGCTACGGCGGCCTGGTCCGCCAGCGCCAGCCGGTCGAGGAGACCCCCCGGCCGTACGGCGGCTACTTCGACGAGGTCCGCGACGCGCTGGAGGAGGCGTACCCCGCCTTCGGCGACGCGATCGAGAAGGTCGTCGTCGACCGCGGCGAGCTGACCCTGCACGTCCGGCCCGAGCGGATCGCCGAGGTCTGCCAGGTGATGCGGGACGACCTGGCGCTCCGCTTCGAGCTCTGCTCCTCGGTGTCCGGGGTGGACTACCTGGGCGCGGACGAGCGCCGGCTGCACGTCGTCTACCAGCTCACCTCGATGACCTACCGGCGCCGGGTCCGGCTGGAGGCCGCGGTCTCCGTCGAGGACCCGCACCTGCCGAGCGTCACCGCCGTCTACCCGACCGCCGACTGGCAGGAGCGGGAGGCGTACGACATGTTCGGCATCGTCTTCGACGGCCACCCCAACCTGACCCGGATCCTCATGCCGGACGACTGGGAGGGGCACCCGCAGCGCAAGGACTACCCGCTCGGCGGCATCCCCGTCGAGTACAAGGGCGCTGAGATTCCGCCGCCGGACCGGAGGAGGTCCTACCAGTGA
- a CDS encoding demethylmenaquinone methyltransferase, whose protein sequence is MSRTPQGQRASLDKQPHEVAAMFDGVAARYDLTNTVLSFGQDRSWRRATRAALGLRPGERVLDVGAGTGVSTEELAHSGAYAVGADLSLGMLHAGKRTRPQVPLLAGDALKLPFADASFDAVTISFALRNVNDTDAALRELARVTRPGGRLVVCEFSTPVNPAFRTVYLSYLMRSLPAVARAVSSNPDAYVYLAESIRAWPDQAALAARIGAAGWGRVAWRNLTGGVVALHRAIRD, encoded by the coding sequence GTGAGCCGTACCCCGCAGGGCCAGCGCGCCAGCCTGGACAAGCAGCCGCACGAGGTCGCCGCGATGTTCGACGGCGTGGCGGCCCGCTACGACCTGACCAACACCGTGCTCTCCTTCGGGCAGGACCGGTCCTGGCGGCGGGCCACCCGGGCCGCGCTCGGCCTACGTCCCGGCGAGCGGGTGCTGGACGTGGGCGCGGGCACCGGCGTCTCGACCGAGGAGCTGGCCCACTCCGGGGCGTACGCGGTGGGCGCGGACCTGTCGCTGGGCATGCTGCACGCCGGCAAGCGGACCCGTCCGCAGGTGCCGCTGCTGGCCGGGGACGCCCTCAAGCTGCCCTTCGCCGACGCCAGCTTCGACGCGGTGACCATCTCCTTCGCGCTGCGCAACGTCAACGACACCGACGCCGCGCTGCGCGAGCTGGCCCGGGTGACCAGGCCGGGCGGCCGGCTGGTGGTCTGCGAGTTCAGCACCCCGGTCAACCCGGCCTTCCGGACCGTCTACCTGTCGTACCTGATGCGGTCCCTGCCGGCGGTGGCGCGCGCGGTCTCCAGCAACCCCGACGCGTACGTCTATCTCGCCGAGTCGATCCGGGCCTGGCCCGACCAGGCGGCTCTCGCCGCGCGGATCGGCGCGGCCGGCTGGGGCCGGGTGGCCTGGCGGAACCTCACCGGCGGCGTGGTGGCACTGCACCGCGCGATCCGCGACTGA
- a CDS encoding cell wall anchor protein, with protein sequence MNFRNRPLVRLGAAALLASGAFTALGAPAQAAGTETDLSLDVVGTRVADGAVGKLAFAKVTNKGENTPSELAVRIDVSKVDFSKVVVFPDPDCKPDSEGENPGAFTCYANEAGLPGPGETIDLPVVVFKMAESLDTAYSAPVTFTIISKDDTSKDNNTKSATVEFTKESGADLAVLADDVKNAVTIKNGKIQLAGDLHAGDTAQLIYTAWNQGDLATAGLKISVKLPKGVTFTETEDDCEYDADKTSLVCAYADAPFVPQDQDEKDGDDIVSGGRFYHLLTVGKDVKAGALTGGTVSVEPIMPAKGVTAQSTEIKNLPENMTPVNAADIDASDNTDGYAVVVAAEGGAGGGNGDGNDDGGLPVTGAKAGLIGGVGVAVLAAGGAMFLVARRRRVVLVTPGDEKPTA encoded by the coding sequence ATGAACTTCCGTAACCGGCCGCTGGTGCGGCTCGGCGCCGCTGCGCTGCTCGCCTCCGGTGCGTTCACCGCGCTCGGTGCGCCCGCCCAGGCCGCCGGCACCGAGACGGACCTGTCGCTCGATGTGGTGGGCACCCGGGTCGCCGACGGCGCCGTGGGCAAGCTCGCCTTCGCCAAGGTGACCAACAAGGGCGAGAACACCCCGTCCGAACTGGCCGTCCGCATCGACGTCTCCAAGGTCGACTTCAGCAAGGTCGTGGTGTTCCCGGACCCCGACTGCAAGCCCGACAGCGAGGGCGAGAACCCGGGCGCCTTCACCTGCTACGCCAACGAGGCGGGCCTGCCGGGCCCGGGTGAGACCATCGACCTGCCGGTCGTGGTCTTCAAGATGGCGGAGTCGCTGGACACGGCGTACAGCGCGCCGGTGACGTTCACGATCATCTCCAAGGACGACACCAGCAAGGACAACAACACCAAGTCCGCCACGGTGGAGTTCACCAAGGAGAGCGGCGCGGACCTCGCCGTCCTGGCGGACGACGTGAAGAACGCCGTCACGATCAAGAACGGCAAGATCCAGCTCGCCGGCGACCTGCACGCGGGCGACACCGCGCAGCTCATCTACACCGCGTGGAACCAGGGTGACCTGGCCACCGCCGGTCTGAAGATCTCGGTCAAGCTGCCCAAGGGCGTGACCTTCACCGAGACCGAGGACGACTGCGAGTACGACGCGGACAAGACCTCGCTGGTCTGCGCCTACGCCGACGCCCCGTTCGTCCCGCAGGACCAGGACGAGAAGGACGGCGACGACATCGTCTCGGGCGGCCGCTTCTACCACCTGCTGACGGTGGGCAAGGACGTGAAGGCCGGCGCGCTGACCGGCGGCACCGTCTCCGTCGAGCCGATCATGCCGGCCAAGGGCGTCACCGCCCAGTCGACCGAGATCAAGAACCTGCCGGAGAACATGACCCCGGTCAACGCCGCCGACATCGACGCCAGCGACAACACCGACGGCTACGCTGTCGTCGTGGCCGCCGAGGGCGGCGCCGGCGGTGGCAACGGCGACGGTAACGACGACGGTGGCCTGCCGGTGACCGGCGCCAAGGCCGGTCTGATCGGCGGCGTCGGCGTGGCGGTGCTGGCCGCGGGTGGGGCGATGTTCCTGGTCGCCCGTCGGCGCCGGGTGGTCCTGGTGACCCCGGGCGACGAGAAGCCGACCGCCTGA
- a CDS encoding NuoB/complex I 20 kDa subunit family protein produces the protein MGIEEKLPAGVLLTSVEKLVNWSRKSSVWGATFGLACCAIEMMAAGGPHYDMGRWGMEVFRASPRQADLMIVAGRVSQKMAPVLRQIYDQMAEPRWVLSMGVCASSGGMFNNYAIVQGVDHVVPVDMYLPGCPPRPEMLIDAILKLREKIMYEPLGANGRKMLEARKERGDVPVVPYGSMPSSYRNDKARRAEWTKAVREGREEQLRIENWMNAQNHLHPHEGVKK, from the coding sequence ATGGGTATCGAGGAGAAGCTTCCCGCCGGCGTACTGCTCACCTCCGTGGAGAAGCTGGTCAACTGGTCGCGGAAGTCGTCCGTCTGGGGCGCCACCTTCGGCCTGGCCTGCTGCGCCATCGAGATGATGGCGGCCGGTGGTCCGCACTACGACATGGGTCGCTGGGGCATGGAGGTCTTCCGTGCCTCGCCCCGGCAGGCGGACCTGATGATCGTCGCCGGCCGGGTGAGCCAGAAGATGGCCCCGGTGCTGCGGCAGATCTACGACCAGATGGCCGAGCCCCGCTGGGTGCTCTCCATGGGCGTCTGCGCGAGCAGCGGTGGCATGTTCAACAACTACGCCATCGTCCAGGGCGTCGACCACGTGGTGCCGGTCGACATGTACCTCCCGGGCTGCCCGCCCCGGCCGGAGATGCTCATCGACGCGATCCTCAAGCTCCGCGAGAAGATCATGTACGAGCCGCTGGGCGCGAACGGCCGCAAGATGCTGGAGGCCCGCAAGGAGCGCGGTGACGTGCCCGTCGTGCCGTACGGCTCGATGCCGTCGTCGTACCGCAACGACAAGGCCCGGCGTGCCGAATGGACGAAGGCGGTCCGCGAAGGGCGCGAGGAGCAGCTGCGGATCGAGAACTGGATGAACGCTCAGAACCACCTCCACCCGCACGAGGGCGTGAAGAAGTGA
- a CDS encoding NADH-quinone oxidoreductase subunit A, which yields MSLSPYAPIIGLFALAAGFSLFSVAAARFAGPRRFNKAKLEAYECGIEPSPQPVGGGRFPVKFYLTAMLFIVFDIEIIFLYPWAVSFDALPIFGFVEMVMFIVAVFVAYAYVWRRGGLDWD from the coding sequence ATGTCGCTCTCGCCTTACGCACCGATCATCGGGCTGTTCGCCCTCGCCGCGGGGTTCTCGCTGTTCTCCGTGGCCGCCGCCCGCTTCGCCGGTCCCCGGCGCTTCAACAAGGCCAAGCTCGAGGCGTACGAGTGCGGCATCGAGCCGAGCCCGCAGCCGGTCGGCGGCGGCCGGTTCCCGGTCAAGTTCTACCTGACGGCGATGCTCTTCATCGTCTTCGACATCGAGATCATCTTCCTCTACCCCTGGGCGGTCTCCTTCGACGCCCTGCCGATTTTCGGCTTCGTGGAGATGGTCATGTTCATCGTCGCGGTCTTCGTCGCCTACGCCTACGTCTGGCGGCGCGGCGGCCTGGACTGGGACTGA